The Fibrobacter sp. UWB5 genome has a window encoding:
- a CDS encoding ABC transporter permease, with product MQILIAPFVWIGEVIVTGISAIGEVVCILLNTLKQVRYIHKNPVLIVKQMISIGVSSLPLLFVTSIFTGMVATVQAEFEFHNLVADKFVGTAACKMILIELGPLLTAIVLSGRVGSAVAAELGSMKEKEELAAYTVLGLDPYRYLALPRFVAFFTMVPCLTVISNALGIIGGWIVCVLGLDITTYTYVTGMQYLFDPMDLWSGTLKSFVFGTLIFLLGYYHGINAKAGARGVGIATMSVVVSSCLMILIADFVLDAILFF from the coding sequence ATGCAGATACTGATAGCTCCATTTGTCTGGATTGGCGAGGTTATCGTAACCGGTATTTCGGCTATTGGCGAAGTGGTCTGCATCTTGTTGAACACGCTTAAGCAGGTTCGCTACATTCACAAGAACCCGGTGCTTATCGTTAAGCAGATGATTTCTATTGGCGTGTCGTCTTTGCCGCTTTTGTTCGTGACCTCTATCTTTACGGGCATGGTGGCTACTGTGCAGGCTGAATTCGAATTCCATAACCTGGTGGCCGACAAGTTCGTGGGTACGGCCGCCTGTAAAATGATCCTGATCGAACTTGGACCCTTGCTGACGGCAATCGTGCTTTCGGGCCGCGTGGGTTCTGCCGTTGCAGCAGAACTCGGTTCCATGAAAGAAAAAGAAGAACTGGCCGCCTACACGGTGCTGGGCCTTGACCCTTACCGCTATTTGGCTCTGCCGCGCTTTGTGGCCTTCTTTACCATGGTGCCTTGCTTGACCGTGATTTCGAATGCGCTGGGTATTATCGGTGGCTGGATCGTTTGCGTGCTCGGCCTCGACATTACCACTTATACTTACGTGACCGGTATGCAGTACCTGTTCGACCCCATGGACTTGTGGTCGGGTACGCTCAAGTCTTTTGTATTTGGAACCTTGATTTTCTTGCTGGGTTACTACCACGGCATTAATGCCAAGGCGGGTGCCCGCGGCGTCGGAATCGCGACCATGAGCGTGGTGGTTTCGAGCTGCCTCATGATTTTGATTGCAGACTTTGTCCTGGATGCCATCCTATTCTTCTAA
- the dnaB gene encoding replicative DNA helicase, producing MPDFENQQNSYEGRQVPMDLDAERCLLGSILRDPDVMGEAIMIIKDESFFYLEKHQLIWTALCTLNRNVTPIDLVTLAAELETMNKLSLVGGREYLFELMESVASSANASWHIELLRKKATLRKLIKSSSAVIKNAMDPAAVPDEVLQDAERDIFAIADDQIRDSLKPIQNFVTPLLERLNNRKDGITGIRTGITELDELTNGLQKSDLIILAARPGVGKTSFALTIAANAAINFQQNVAFFSLEMDGVQLAQRLLCSQAQIDQSKLRNGYLNSDEKKKLIAAVTPIQKAPLYVDDNADLGIMELMSKARQLKRKGKLDLLIIDYLQLMKTGKEENRAVAIGAISRGLKILAKEMQIPVIALAQLSRKVEEKGRERPQLSDLRESGSIEQDADMVWFVERKFVQTHREEDKHTAELIVAKHRNGSVKDIPMTFIPEYTTFYDAAPEGEGGGEAYAYDDASDMGPTDFGSY from the coding sequence ATGCCTGATTTTGAAAATCAACAGAATTCTTACGAAGGCCGCCAGGTCCCCATGGACCTGGATGCTGAACGTTGCCTGCTTGGAAGTATTTTGCGCGATCCTGACGTGATGGGCGAAGCCATCATGATTATCAAGGACGAAAGCTTTTTCTACCTGGAAAAGCATCAGCTGATTTGGACTGCCCTTTGTACGCTCAACCGTAACGTGACGCCCATTGACTTGGTGACGCTGGCGGCTGAACTCGAAACCATGAACAAGCTTTCGCTTGTGGGCGGTCGCGAATACCTGTTTGAACTTATGGAATCGGTGGCGTCTTCTGCCAACGCCAGTTGGCATATCGAACTCTTGCGCAAGAAGGCGACGCTCCGCAAACTGATCAAGTCTTCGTCTGCGGTCATCAAGAATGCCATGGATCCGGCGGCCGTGCCCGATGAAGTCCTGCAAGATGCCGAACGCGATATCTTCGCCATTGCCGACGACCAGATCCGCGATTCCCTGAAACCGATCCAGAATTTCGTGACTCCGCTCCTGGAACGCCTGAACAACCGCAAGGACGGCATTACGGGCATTCGCACGGGCATTACCGAACTCGACGAACTGACGAACGGTCTGCAAAAGTCCGACTTGATTATTCTCGCTGCTCGTCCGGGTGTGGGTAAGACGTCTTTCGCGCTTACGATTGCGGCCAATGCGGCCATCAACTTCCAGCAGAATGTGGCGTTCTTCAGCCTCGAAATGGATGGCGTGCAGCTGGCCCAGCGTTTGCTTTGCTCGCAGGCTCAGATTGACCAGAGCAAGCTCCGTAACGGCTACCTCAACAGCGACGAAAAGAAAAAGCTGATCGCCGCCGTGACGCCGATTCAAAAGGCCCCGCTCTATGTCGACGACAATGCGGACCTGGGCATCATGGAACTCATGAGCAAGGCGCGCCAGCTCAAGCGCAAGGGCAAACTCGACTTGCTGATTATCGACTACCTGCAGCTCATGAAGACGGGTAAGGAAGAAAACCGCGCCGTCGCTATCGGCGCCATTTCCCGCGGCCTCAAGATTCTTGCCAAGGAAATGCAGATTCCGGTTATCGCGCTCGCTCAGCTTAGCCGTAAAGTCGAAGAAAAGGGCCGCGAACGCCCGCAGCTTTCTGACCTTCGTGAATCAGGTTCTATCGAACAGGATGCCGACATGGTGTGGTTCGTGGAACGTAAGTTCGTGCAGACTCACCGCGAAGAAGACAAGCACACTGCGGAACTGATTGTGGCCAAGCACCGTAACGGTTCGGTCAAGGATATCCCCATGACCTTCATTCCGGAATACACAACCTTCTACGATGCCGCACCCGAAGGCGAAGGCGGTGGCGAAGCCTACGCTTACGACGACGCTAGCGACATGGGCCCGACGGATTTCGGAAGTTACTAA
- a CDS encoding ABC transporter ATP-binding protein, translating into MPNVKIDPNDIAIRLKGLKKSFGPQDVLCDVNLDIRRGETMVIIGKSGGGKSVILKHMIGLLQPDGGEVTVDGVTISTPKFFDTHTIRRKMGMLFQMGALFDSMDTGENIAFALREHHPEMSEAEIQDVVTEKLKMINLVPEFRTKMPSELSGGMRKRVALARAIALNPEILLYDEPTTGLDPITSDVINDLILDMQSKLGVTSVVVTHDMVSAFKVADRIAMLYNGRIIEVGTVDEIKNTSNPYVHQFITGQRKISVDEE; encoded by the coding sequence ATGCCAAACGTAAAAATAGACCCGAACGATATCGCCATCCGTCTTAAGGGATTAAAGAAGTCCTTTGGTCCGCAGGATGTGCTTTGCGATGTGAATCTCGACATTCGCCGTGGCGAGACGATGGTGATTATCGGAAAGTCCGGTGGCGGAAAGTCCGTGATTCTCAAGCACATGATTGGGCTTTTGCAACCGGATGGTGGCGAAGTGACGGTGGACGGCGTGACGATCAGTACGCCCAAGTTCTTCGATACGCACACGATCCGTCGCAAGATGGGTATGCTGTTCCAGATGGGTGCACTTTTTGACTCCATGGACACCGGCGAAAATATCGCGTTTGCCTTGCGCGAACACCACCCGGAAATGAGCGAAGCCGAAATCCAGGACGTGGTGACTGAAAAGCTCAAGATGATCAACCTGGTGCCGGAATTCCGTACCAAGATGCCGTCTGAACTTTCGGGCGGTATGCGCAAGCGTGTGGCCCTTGCCCGCGCCATCGCCTTGAACCCCGAAATCCTTTTGTACGACGAACCGACCACGGGTCTTGACCCCATTACCAGCGACGTGATCAACGACTTGATTCTCGATATGCAGAGCAAGCTGGGGGTTACGTCTGTGGTGGTGACTCACGACATGGTGAGTGCCTTCAAGGTGGCCGACCGTATTGCCATGCTGTATAATGGCCGTATTATCGAAGTGGGTACGGTGGACGAAATCAAGAACACCAGCAACCCCTACGTGCACCAGTTTATTACCGGCCAGCGCAAGATTTCGGTGGACGAAGAATAA
- a CDS encoding DedA family protein: MNKKLLLLAAVTLFAVAAFAAPDAADSVAQAAPATKSAGLYTQIIDWYNAHLNYWSIALLMAIESSFIPFPSELVVPPAAYKALQPGSGLNIALIVVAASMGALVGAYINYFLAKFLGRPIIYKFADSRLGHFLLLDTQKLEKAENYFREHGAISTFVGRLITVIRQLISIPAGIANMKLLPFTLYTFLGATIWNCVLAGLGYLAHGQKDIIEKYNSELAIALLAFGALFIGYMVWNAVKKK, translated from the coding sequence ATGAATAAAAAACTCTTGCTTCTTGCAGCCGTTACGTTGTTTGCAGTCGCGGCATTCGCCGCCCCCGACGCCGCCGACTCTGTCGCGCAGGCCGCCCCCGCCACAAAGTCCGCCGGACTCTACACGCAGATTATCGATTGGTACAACGCCCACCTGAACTATTGGTCTATCGCGCTCCTGATGGCCATCGAAAGTTCCTTCATTCCGTTCCCGTCGGAACTGGTAGTGCCGCCCGCCGCCTACAAGGCCTTGCAGCCCGGTTCTGGCCTGAACATCGCCCTGATCGTGGTGGCCGCCAGCATGGGCGCACTCGTGGGCGCCTACATCAACTACTTCTTGGCCAAGTTCCTGGGCCGCCCGATCATCTACAAGTTCGCCGACAGCCGCCTGGGCCACTTCTTGCTGCTCGATACCCAGAAGCTTGAAAAGGCCGAGAACTACTTCCGCGAACACGGTGCCATCTCGACCTTCGTGGGCCGCCTGATTACCGTGATCCGTCAGCTGATTTCGATTCCGGCAGGCATCGCCAACATGAAGCTGTTGCCCTTTACGCTTTACACCTTCTTGGGCGCCACCATCTGGAACTGCGTCTTGGCAGGCCTCGGCTACCTCGCCCACGGCCAGAAGGACATCATCGAGAAGTACAACTCCGAGCTTGCAATCGCGCTCCTTGCCTTTGGCGCCCTATTCATCGGCTACATGGTTTGGAACGCGGTCAAGAAGAAATAA
- a CDS encoding tol-pal system YbgF family protein: protein MRKLLLALTLLAAASQAADFERINWRSQLYLQGEPAFLNFKADKKKTLLDDGIDTKLLTIPASVGFLWSPLITPLWKADIPFTLWLGAEVNSIQFGTIEDSPKYTFKDEETGKENKKSPHNDEELWFLAYAPSVLAGFTFNLGGDFDLRVLGGFGFQFFSFYDDYAGNTKQHTEMLKTGFVSSALEYRIGEIFQDVDFKIGINVRKEFLPYENVKARDKDNNPSPSPYSDLKFDKIEYKWPVRVGLELSLDFGRESRRDRRMRYNLHDRDDVLRKYSEVKDTLSDWDCMAIERDYRFYLDENGELPDMSEAYTRTQFADVLESFLAFCHPADLATKEKLYSTLDSGKVQIKEYQAKQEDSRFDQVMASNDPEMLEMFLLYYPDSPRRAEVEAKLRSLSEYDKFRAIQAQNTFKAYLTYLNDNPNGAFRDEAEAGIFELVKAGNRLKDYEIYLKRFPNGKYVEEAKAALQQAKNGGAAAPAAEEQSIIEYQTGESYSEPEQPAEEEPAVEEEDAVEEEQPAVQHNNSAAANKRAAKMEAKKKARQKQLEAKKARAAKKKKR from the coding sequence ATGCGTAAACTGTTACTTGCACTGACTTTATTAGCTGCGGCTTCTCAGGCCGCCGATTTTGAAAGAATCAACTGGCGTTCCCAGCTGTACCTGCAGGGTGAACCTGCGTTTCTGAACTTCAAGGCAGATAAGAAGAAGACCCTGCTCGACGACGGTATCGACACCAAGCTTCTCACGATTCCTGCCTCGGTCGGTTTCCTGTGGTCGCCGCTGATTACCCCGCTTTGGAAGGCGGACATTCCGTTTACCCTTTGGCTCGGTGCCGAAGTCAATTCCATTCAGTTTGGAACGATTGAAGATAGCCCGAAGTACACCTTCAAGGACGAAGAAACCGGTAAAGAAAACAAGAAGAGCCCGCACAACGACGAAGAACTCTGGTTCCTCGCTTACGCTCCGTCCGTGCTCGCCGGTTTCACCTTTAACCTTGGCGGCGACTTTGACCTGCGCGTACTCGGCGGCTTCGGCTTCCAGTTCTTCTCGTTCTACGACGACTATGCCGGCAATACCAAGCAGCACACCGAAATGCTCAAGACGGGCTTTGTGTCTAGCGCCTTGGAATACCGCATTGGCGAAATCTTCCAGGATGTCGACTTCAAGATTGGCATCAACGTCCGCAAGGAATTCCTCCCGTACGAAAACGTCAAGGCTCGCGACAAGGACAACAACCCGAGCCCCTCGCCGTACTCCGACCTCAAGTTCGACAAGATCGAATACAAGTGGCCGGTTCGCGTAGGCTTGGAACTCTCGCTTGACTTCGGCCGTGAAAGCCGCCGTGACCGCCGCATGCGCTACAACCTGCATGACCGCGACGACGTGCTGCGCAAGTACAGCGAAGTCAAGGACACGCTCTCCGATTGGGACTGCATGGCCATTGAACGCGACTACCGCTTCTACCTCGACGAAAACGGTGAGCTCCCCGACATGAGCGAAGCTTACACCCGTACGCAGTTCGCCGACGTTCTTGAAAGCTTCCTCGCCTTCTGCCACCCGGCAGACCTCGCTACCAAGGAAAAGCTCTACTCCACGCTCGACAGCGGCAAGGTGCAGATCAAGGAATACCAGGCCAAGCAGGAAGATTCTCGTTTCGACCAGGTCATGGCCAGCAACGATCCCGAAATGCTTGAAATGTTCTTGCTGTACTACCCCGACTCTCCGCGTAGGGCCGAAGTCGAAGCCAAGCTCCGCTCTCTCAGCGAATACGACAAGTTCCGCGCTATTCAGGCCCAGAACACCTTCAAGGCTTACCTCACTTACTTAAACGACAATCCGAACGGTGCATTCCGCGACGAAGCCGAAGCCGGTATCTTTGAACTGGTGAAGGCCGGCAACCGCCTCAAGGACTACGAAATCTACCTGAAGCGTTTCCCGAACGGCAAGTACGTCGAAGAAGCCAAGGCCGCATTGCAGCAGGCCAAGAACGGCGGCGCAGCAGCTCCGGCAGCCGAAGAACAGTCTATCATTGAATACCAGACTGGCGAAAGCTACAGCGAACCGGAACAGCCGGCTGAAGAAGAACCGGCCGTCGAAGAAGAAGATGCTGTCGAAGAAGAACAGCCTGCCGTTCAGCACAACAACAGCGCAGCCGCAAACAAGAGAGCCGCCAAGATGGAAGCCAAGAAGAAGGCTAGACAGAAGCAGCTCGAAGCCAAGAAGGCCCGCGCCGCCAAGAAGAAAAAGAGATAA